In Elaeis guineensis isolate ETL-2024a chromosome 1, EG11, whole genome shotgun sequence, a genomic segment contains:
- the LOC105038474 gene encoding uncharacterized protein, with protein sequence MDLEAVRRSLEASGGDADALPPRLFEEFVLHGLRIDLIEPGRVLCSMPVPPRLTSAGSFLHGGVTAALVDVIGSAVFYSVGLPTSGVSLEISVSYMDAAFIKEEVEIEAKLLHIGKAVGVSSVELRRKGTGKIIAQARHAKYLAASSKL encoded by the exons ATGGATCTGGAGGCAGTGCGGAGATCTTTGGAGGCGTCCGGTGGCGACGCCGACGCCCTCCCGCCGAGACTCTTTGAAGAATTCGTCCTCCATGGCCTCCGAATCGACCTTATCGAGCCCGGCCGCGTCCTCTGCTCCATGCCTGTCCCTCCCCGCCTCACA AGCGCCGGAAGCTTCCTGCACGGCGGCGTGACGGCGGCGCTGGTGGATGTGATCGGGTCCGCGGTGTTTTATAGCGTGGGCCTCCCGACTAGTGGCGTCTCTCTTGAGATTAGCGTCTCCTACATGGACGCCGCTTTTATTAAA GAAGAAGTTGAGATCGAGGCCAAGCTCTTGCATATAGGAAAGGCAGTTGGGGTCTCCTCCGTGGAGCTCAGGAGAAAGGGGACTGGAAAGATAATAGCTCAGGCACGTCATGCAAAGTATCTTGCTGCATCTAGCAAATTGTGA
- the LOC105038475 gene encoding protein disulfide-isomerase, whose protein sequence is MATYRVLICSAFLALLVFLSPSPARSEGRAEILGKSAVLTLDASNFSETIAKYPFIVVNFCAPWSERCQVFGAVYEKVAAILRQHDPPVVLAKVDGDDEANKEIASKYDVTRFPTLFILRNQGKSIQEYDGPIEGEVKIANYLKKQAGPASVEIKSSKDVDTLIKGKKIFIVAVFPDYSLKEFKRFKAVAEKLRADYDFGHTLDAKLLPDGDLTVSGPIVRLFKPFDELFVDFQDFRVDALEDFVKTASVPKVTIFDKDPRKRPFLMKFFEVPDTKAMLFLNFSNEDFDAFKSEYYEVAEHYKGKNISFLIGDLDASKRTFQFYGLKNEQAPLIYLQETKGQNYLKPNLEPDQIATWVKDYLDGSLTPFKKAEPIPEVNDEPVKVVVADSLNDMVFKSSKNVLLQFYIPWCGFCTSLAPILEEVAVSFQNDDDVVIAKMDASANDVPHELNVQGYPTIFFSSASGKLVRYQGDRTKEDIIDFIQNNKDAITQAATIQKDTPVKSESLKDEL, encoded by the exons ATGGCGACTTACCGGGTTCTAATCTGCAGCGCCTTCTTGGCGCTCCTCGTGTTCTTGTCCCCCTCGCCGGCGCGATCGGAGGGCAGAGCCGAAATCCTGGGTAAGTCGGCGGTGCTCACCCTCGACGCTTCCAACTTCTCCGAGACCATCGCCAAATACCCCTTCATTGTCGTCAACTTTTGCGCCCCATG GTCTGAACGTTGCCAAGTCTTTGGTGCAGTG TATGAGAAGGTTGCAGCGATACTGCGTCAGCATGACCCTCCAGTTGTTCTTGCAAAAGTTGATGGCGATGATGAGGCGAACAAAGAGATTGCCTCTAAGTATGATGTGACGAGATTCCCCACACTCTTTATTCTAAGAAATCAAGGAAAAAGCATCCAAGAATATGATGGTCCAATTGAGGGTGAAGTTAAAATAGCTAACTATCTGAAGAAACAAGCAGGTCCTGCTTCAGTTGAGATAAAATCCTCAAAGGATGTCGACACTCTCATCAAGGGCAAGAAAATCTTTATT GTAGCAGTGTTCCCTGATTATTCTCTCAaggaatttaaaagatttaaggcGGTAGCTGAGAAACTGCGAGCAGACTATGATTTTGGTCATACTTTGGATGCTAAGCTCCTTCCAGATGGGGATTTGACAGTCAGTGGTCCTATAGTCAGGCTATTCAAACCATTTGATGAACTTTTTGTTGACTTCCAG GATTTTCGCGTGGACGCTTTAGAGGATTTCGTTAAAACTGCCAGTGTGCCTAAAGTCACCATATTTGACAAGGATCCCAGAAAGCGTCCATTTCTCATGAAATTCTTCGAGGTTCCTGACACCAAA GCTATGCTCTTTCTGAATTTCAGCAATGAGGATTTTGATGCTTTTAAGTCTGAGTACTATGAGGTTGCTGAGCACTACAAAGGAAAGAACATAAGCTTTTTGATTGGTGATCTTGATGCCAGTAAACGTACCTTCCAG TTCTATGGACTCAAAAATGAACAAGCGCCCCTCATCTACTTACAAGAGACCAAGGGCCAGAACTATCTCAAACCAAATTTAGAACCTGATCAAATTGCAACATGGGTGAAGGATTACCTG GATGGCAGCTTGACGCCATTCAAGAAGGCAGAGCCCATTCCTGAGGTCAACGATGAACCTGTCAAGGTGGTTGTGGCTGACAGCCTTAATGATATGGTCTTCAAGTCCAGCAAAAATG TTCTGCTTCAATTTTATATTCCTTGGTGTGGTTTTTGCACGTCACTAGCACCTATATTAGAGGAAGTTGCTGTCTCATTCCAAAATGATGATGATGTTGTTATCGCAAAGATG GATGCTAGTGCAAATGATGTCCCGCATGAGTTGAATGTTCAGGGCTATCctactatttttttctcttcagcAAGTGGCAAGCTTGTGCGGTATCAGGGTGATAGGACAAAAGAGGACATCATTGATTTCATACAGAACAACAAAGATGCAATTACTCAGGCTGCGACAATTCAAAAGGATACACCTGTCAAATCTGAGTCTCTAAAAGATGAGCTATGA